Sequence from the Bacteroidetes bacterium GWF2_43_63 genome:
ACGTATTCTGAATAAATGCAACGTAAAAGCGGAAGCGATTCATGGCAATAAAACACAAAATAATCGCCAGCGTGCTTTGAATAATTTCAAAACAAAAGCCATTCGGGTGCTTGTTGCATCTGATATTGCCGCACGCGGAATCGATATTGAAGAATTGTCGTGTGTGGTTAATCTCGACATTCCGAATATTCCTGAAACATACGTTCATCGTATCGGACGTACTGGCCGCGCCGGTTCCGAAGGTATTGCCATTTCATTTTGCGATGTCGATGAAAAGCCATTTCTGAAGGATATTGAAAAACTGATCGGGAAGAAAATACCGGTAGTGACCAACCAGCCCTATCCGCTCGATCCGAATGCAAAAATTGAACGTACTGAACGTCCGCAGCGTCCTGAGCGCAATCAGCGGTCGGACAGAAGGCCACAGCAGGAGAAGAAAAAGCAGTCATCGCATGAAACGAGACCATCCAGAGAACAAGGACAGAAGCGCCCTGAGGGATTTCGCAAACAAAGCGATAATCACAGTGGACAGCGCGTTCTTGTGAAACGATAATTGATATCCGTTGAAAGACAACGTTAGATAAGTTGTCAAAAATTCGTACTTCTAAAATCTTATCGCGACATCGATCTGATCCGCCGCTACGGATTCCTTGGTCATGATTCAATGTTCAGATGTTTGTATTTCTTTCTTCTTTCCTTGTTCGTTGTTCATGATTCTTTATTCACTTCTTCCTTCCTTGTTCCTTGTTCATGATTCTTTATTCACTTCTTCCTTCCTTGTTCCTTGTTCATGATTCTTTATTCACTTCTTCCTTCCTTGTTCCTTGTTCATGATTCTTTATCCTGCCCCTGAAGCCATCGATAGCTCAGAATACCAATAATGGTAAGTACAATTACAAGGATCAAATATGCAATCCGCCAGTTTGCAGGACCCGTCATCATTGAATATTCCGACATGCCTCCAATGCCGGCGATAAGTGTCAGAGGCATGAAGATGGTTGTGATGAAGGTAAGGCGACGAATAGTTTTATTGGTGTTTTCCGAAGCAATAGCCATTTGATTATTAGCCATGGCAAGATGAAGCTCTATAAGGTTCTTCACAGTTTCGCGGCAGGACTCGGTGAGTTCATATAGCCGAACCACATGGTCATATACATCGCGATAGAGGTAGGCCGCTTTATTATCGATAAAATCGTGGTCATCGTGAATGATCCTGTTCAGAATTTCCCGCTCATGAAACAGACTTTTGCGCAGCAATTGAAAGGCATATCGGAGTTTCTGAATTTTCGCAAAATCAATGTCTCCAGACCTTGACAAAAGGAGATCTTCGATTGAATCCGTTTCATCTTCAAGTGCTTCAAGTGCATCCATTTTTTCATCCACGATTTTATCGATGATGTAATGCAGCAGCCACCCAGGCCCGTTGCGCCATAGCCCGTTGTTCGATTCAGACATTTTTTTCGTCAGTGCCATAATCGATTCATTGAGCCTTTCAGAGCGCGTAACGGTAATGATAAATTTATCTCCGATAAAAAGATTCACTTCCTCAGCATGAATATCTTCGTTGTGATAGTTGAATGTATTGAAGATGAGATGCGTGTTTTTTGGAAATGATTCCATTTTCGGGATCTGATCATCGTCCATGCAATCTTCGATGGCGAGCGGATGCAGCCCATATTCTTCGGGCAGCTTTTTCAGTTCTTCTTCAGTCGGCTGATAGAAATGATGCCAGATGTATAAGCTTTCGGAATCAAGTTCCGGAGCTGCCGGAAGCAGCTCGACTTTTCCGTTTGACGAAACATGCATTGCAAATGAAGAGCTCATGGGTGGAAAATTTTATTAAAGGTAAAGGATTGTTTGAAATATGAATTTCTTTTTTGAAAATTGTTGTGTGATATTCAAACAATTTCAATCAAAAATCCATTCTGAATATTCTTCATCTGTCATCCTGAGCGGAGTCGAAGGATTGGACAGATGATAGCAGTGACACTCGAAGCACTGAAAAATAATGACACTTCACGGCGTTTATCCCGCTATCGACATTTCGACTCCGCTCAGAGTGACAGAAGCTTTGCTCCGTATGGATACTACGCTCAGAGTGACAGTAGTAATTCTTATTTAATTAGACATTTTTCATTTTCCAAAATCATTTAACAAAATAAATTTGCGTACCGTTAATAAATGTATTTAATTTGCAGCTTTAATAAAGCTATTAAACATGTCAGTTAACAACGAACAAAACATGGAGAAAACCATTCTGGAGGCGGCCGAGAAGCTGTTTTTAGAGAAAGGTTTTGCCATGGTTTCTACCACCCAAATTGCCAAAGCAGCCGGCTGCAATCAGGCACTTGTACATTATTATTACCGGACAAAAGACCGCCTGTTCGAAGCCATTTTTGCCGACAAGCTGAAAACTTTTTTCTCCGTGATTTTTCAGACACATGATGAATCACTGACATTTGAAGAGAAGCTGAAAAAGTATATCGGCGCTCACTTCGATATGCTGATGGCCAATCCAAAACTGCCATTTCTTGTCGTTAATGAACTTACCACAAATCCATCACGGATAGATTCTTTGAAAGAAATGCTCGGGCCAACCATCAACCATGCGTATGAACCTTTTCAAAAAGAACTCGATGTCGAAATTGAGGCTGGGCGCGTCAGACCAATATCCATCCCCGATATTATTTATTCAATGGTAGCGCTCAATGTGATGGTTTTTATCGGCACGCCCATCATGAAAAAAATCCTGTTTCTTGACGAATCGCATTTTAATTATATGTTGCAATATCGGAAAGAGGAAAACATCCGGATTATTCTAAGCAGTCTGAAGCCTGATGCAGAAACAGAAAAAATCGCAAAATCAAAAAAACGAAAATAGTCATGTCAACACGACTTTTATTACTCTTGTTGTTGATTGCGTCAATACCGGCAACGTCGCACGCACAGCTGACTTTGGAGCAGTGCTACGAAAAGGCACGCAACAACTATCCTTTGGTGAGTCAGTACGGGCTCATTGAAAAATCCGAAGCATACAATCTTTCAAACGCTGCGAAAGCCTGGTTGCCGCAGCTTTCATTTTCGGCCAAAGCCACCTGGCAATCCGAGGTTATTGAATTGCCTTTTACCATGCCGGGCGTCGGCGAAATGGATCATGATCAGTATCAGGCCACGCTTGAACTGAGCCAGACTGTGTGGGACGGTGGTGCAACAGGTGCGCGCCGCGAAATGTACAAAGCCTCTTCGGAACTGGAAAAACAGAAGTACGAAGTGGATTTGTACACCATTAAAGAAAGAGTAAATCAATTGTATTTCGGAATTCTTTTATTGAATGAACAATTGAATCTGAACGCAGTTTTACTGAAGGATCTCGAAACGAATTACAATCGCGTTGAAGCTTCGATGAACAACGGAATGGCTTCGCAGGCCGATCTCGATGCTGTTCGTGTTGAACAGCTCAAAGCCGGACAAATGAAAGCAGAATTGCTGGCTTCGGAAAAATCATTTATTGAAATGCTGTCGGCATTTACCGGCGAAAATATTTCTATTGAAACAGTATTTGTCAAGCCCGATGCTTCTCTCATTTCGCAGGAGACAAATTCAATTCTTCGTCCTGAGGTGCAGCTGTTCGATGCGCAAAGCAATTTGTTTGCAAGTCAGCAGAAAATGGTTCGGGCCGGAACGATGCCTAAGCTGGGACTATTTGCGCAGGGCGGGTATGGAAAGCCCGGATTGAATATGCTGAGTAATGAATTAAATCCGTTTTTTATTGGCGGGGTGAGGCTCAGCTGGAATATCAGCGGATTTTATACGCAAAGCAACGAGATACAATTATTGAAAATAAATCAGCGTGGAGCCGATATTCAGAAACAGACTTTTTTGTTCAACACCAACATGAAGATTGCACAGCAACGCAACGAAATTGCAAAATTTCAGGAGCTGCTGAAATCGGACGATGAGATTATCCGGCTGCGGCAGGGAATACAGCACACTACCGAAGTGCGTGTTGAAAACGGCACAGCGACAGCGTCGGATCTGATCCGCGATCTGAATGCAGTGAACCGTTCCATGCTTGACAAAGCCATGCATGAAATGCAAATGCTCAGTGCCATGTACAATTTAAAGAATTCAACAAACCAATAAAAAAACTGTCCAATGAAAACCGTAAAATATTTCCTTTTATCTCTGTTGATTTTCTCCGTAACCTCGTGTGGAAGCAGCAATGGTGAAACTGACGCGACTGGCGTTTTCGAAGCCACCGAAATCATTGTGTCTTCCGAAGCCAATGGGAAAATCATTGAGCTGAATGTAAACGAAGGCGATGAGTTGAAAAAAGATCAGCGGATTGCCATTATCGACAGCACGCAATTGTATTTGAAAAAACTCCAGTTGCAGGCCAGCGCAAAAGGCGTCAGAAGCCGGAATCCGAATGTGCGGGTGCAGATTGCCGCCACGCAGCAGCAGCTCGAAACAGCTCGTTCGGAAAAGAAGCGCATCCAAAATCTGGTGAATGCAAATGCTGCCAACAGCAAACAACTCGACGATATAAATGCACAAATTCTTGTACTCGAAAAACAAATGGCGGCACAGAAGGAAACACTCGAAAACACCAGTTCGGGCGTTGGCAGCGAATCCGACGCACTAGAAATTCAGATTGCACAAATCGAGGATCAGTTGCTCAAATGCAAAGTGCTGAGTCCGATTGCAGGAACCGTTCTGGTGAAGTTTGCCGAACAAGGCGAATTTGCTTCAACCGGTAAACCTATTCTTAAAATGGCAGATACTGATCACATGTTTCTGCGTGCTTATGTGACGGCCGATCAGCTTACAAAAATCAAAGTCGGGCAAAAAGTAAAGGTGCTTGCAGAATCCGGTCAGGACGATAATCGTGAATTTGAAGGAACAGTGACATGGATTTCGGATAAATCGGAATTCACGCCAAAGACCATTCAAACGCAGGATGAGCGCGCCAATCTGGTGTATGCGGTGAAAGTCGCTGTAAAGAATGATGGGTTTTTGAAGATCGGCATGTATGGCGGAATCATTTTAGGGGAATAATAAAATGTCAGTACTTGTCGAAAATATCTGCAAAAAATACGGTGCTGTTCAGGCATTAAATGGCGTCAGTTTTTCCGCCGAAAAAGGAGAAATATTTGGCATCATCGGACCCGACGGAGCTGGGAAGACCACTTTGTTCCGAATACTCACCACGTTGATTCTTGCAGACAGCGGAACCGCTCTGGTAGATGGTTTTGATGTAGTGAAAGACTACAAGAAAATCCGGCATCTGGCCGGGTACATGCCCGGACGTTTCTCGTTGTATCAGGACCTGACTGTTGAAGAAAATCTAAAAGTATTTGCCAGTGTTTTCAATACCAACATTGCTGAAAACTACAATTTGATCCGCGACATATACCAACAGATTGAACCATTTAAAAAACGCCGGGCAGGAGCATTGTCAGGCGGAATGAAACAAAAACTCGCCCTGAGTTGTGCACTGATTCATAAACCATCGGTGTTGTTTCTCGATGAGCCCACTACCGGTGTGGATCCCGTTTCGCGCAAAGAATTCTGGGAGATGCTGAAGAAATTGAAAGTTGAAGGAATCACCATTCTTGTATCGACCCCATATATGAATGAAGCTGCCATGTGCGACCGCATCGCCCTGATTCAGTCGGGAAAGATTTTCAAAACCGATACACCGGATAACATAGTAAAGGATTTTGGCGAAATCATCTGGGCAGTCAGAAGCCGCAACATGTCAAAGCTGCTGACTGATCTGAGAAACCATCCTTCCACCGGCATCTGTTATGCTTTCGGAGATGCGCACCATGTCCTTATTGAAGATGCTGCGCTGACAACCGAAGAACTGAAAATGTCTCTAACTGCACAAGGTCACGAAATGGTTGATGCCTTTCCGATTGAGGCAGGAATTGAAGATTGTTTTATTCACTTAAGCACCAAAAAATAATGAAGGACGTAATTGTTGCCGATCAGCTGACCAAAAAATTCGGATCTTTCACTGCGGTCGATCACCTTACTTTCACCGTGAAGCAAGGGGAGATTTTTGGTTTCCTGGGTGCCAACGGAGCAGGAAAAACCACCGCCATGCGAATGCTGTGCGGATTGAGCAAACCAACGTCAGGAACGGGATTGGTAGCGGGTTTTGATATAGCTCACCAAAGCGAGCAGGTGAAAAAAAGCATTGGATACATGAGTCAGAAATTTGCTTTGTACGAAGATTTGAAAGTGTGGGAAAATATTCGTTTGTATGCCGGGATTTATGGAGTGCCGGATAAGGAAATTGCTCCGCGCACCGACGAGATGCTTTCGTCCATTGATTTTCTTTCAGAGAAAAACACGCTGGTAAAATCGTTGCCCCTTGGATGGAAACAGAAGCTGGCTTTTTCGATTTCGATTTTTCACCGGCCGCAAATTGTATTTCTGGATGAGCCCACCAGTGGTGTTGATCCGGTAGTGCGACGACAATTCTGGGAATTAATTTATAAATCATCCGATGAGGGCATCACGGTTTTTGTTACCACCCATTATCTCGACGAAGCCGAATATTGCAACCGTGTTTCAATAATGGTGGATGGAAAAATGGCTGCACTTGATACGCCGTCGGAATTGAAAAAAGCAGCAGGAGTCGATTCTATGGAAAATGTTTTTCATCAGCTCACGAGAGGTGCCAACCGTAAAGCAGATTGATATGAGACAGTTTTGGATATTTACTCAGAAAGAATTTTATCACATCCTTCGTGACCGATGGACCATGATAATTTTGTTGGTGCTGCCCGTTGTTATGCTCATTCTTTTCGGCTATGCCATCACCACCGAAATCCGCAATTCCCATTTTGTTGTGTTTGACCCTTCGCGCGATGTTGCAACACAGGGCATCGTAAACAAACTCGAAACCAGCGAGTATTTTGTATTCGACGGATATGTAAACAGTCCCCAGGAAGCAGAACAAATTTTCCAACAAGGCGATATTGGAATGTTTATCATTTTCGGAGAGAACTTTTACAACAGCATGCTGCATACCGGAGATGCGCAGGTGAGAATTGTTACCGACGGGTCTGATCCAAATACTGCGAATACGCTCACGCTGTATGCACAGAATCTGATGCTCTCGTACCAGCAGGATATTTTCAAATCGGCAGCAGTTCCGTATCAGATTGAACCGGAGATCAGACTGCTGTATAATCCCACCATGAAAGGATTGTACAATACGGTGCCTGGGGTGATGGGCATGCTCATCATGCTTGTTTGCGCCATGATGACATCCGTTTCTATTGTGCGTGAAAAAGAAAAGGGCAATATGGAAATTCTGCTTGTTTCGCCCATGAAACCCATCAGTATTATTCTGGCGAAAGTGGTTCCGTTTTTCATGATATCGTTGTTGAATTTTGCCACCATCATTTTTATAGCCACTGTTATTATGGGGGTGCCGGTAAACGGAAGCTGGTTATTACTGATTGCCGTTTCACTGCTTTTCATTTTTGTATCGCTGGCCATTGGCATTCTGATTTCCACTCTCGTCAGCAGGCAGATGGTTGCTTTGCTCGCCTCGGCAATGGGGTTGCTGTTACCTGCCGTTTTATTGTCGGGACTGATATTTCCTGTTTCAAGCATGCCGTTTGCGTTGCAAATGGTTGCGCAGATTTTACCGGTGAAGTGGTATATCGAAGCAACACGCGCGATTATGATCATGGGTGTTGGATTTTCCGCTATAGCTACACAGGTGGTCGTATTGTCAACTATGGCCATTTTACTTCTTGTTCTTAGTTTGCGAAATTTCAAAATCAGACTGGATTAATTATGCTGAAATACCTGCTCGAAAAAGAGTTCAAACAGTTTTTCCGGAACAAGGCGCTTCCGAAAATGATGATTATTATGCCGCTGGTAGCCGTTTTGATTTTCCCCCTGGCGGCTGATTTCGAAATCAAAAATATCAATCTGAGTATTGTCGATCACGACAAATCATCGTATTCGCGTTTGCTCATTCAGCATGTGCAGGCATCGGAATATTTCAAAGTGACCAACGTCTCGGAAACGTTTTCCGGTGCTTTGCAATCGGTCGAAAAAGGGAAGTCGGACATGATTCTGGAAATTCCAACCGGCTTCGAAAAAGACCTTGTGAAGGAACAGAAAACACAGGTTTTGATTGCTGCCAACACCGTGAACGGAATGAAAGGAGGCATAGGCAGTTCGTATCTTGCAAGCATCATCCGGAGCTTCAGTTCCGAAGTGAGAGCTGAATGGTTTTCGGGAAGCAGCAGATTGAATGCGCCCCGATTTGAAATCATTCCCGACTATCGTTTCAATCCGCAATTGTTGTATCGGGTGACGATGATACCGGCCATTATGATTATGATTCTGGCTATGGTTTCCGGCTTTTTGCCCGCATTGAATATTGTCGGAGAAAAAGAAGACGGAAGCATCGAACAGATGAATGTAACTCCCGTAAAAAAGTTGTATTTCATTTTGTCGAAGCTTATACCATACTGGGCACTTGGGTTTGTAGTAATCAGTATTTCATTTTTAGTCGCCTATATTGCCTATGGGTTAGTACCGGCCGGAAATCTGCTTGTAATCTACGTTTACGCCTCATTGTTCGTATTTGCATTTTCTGGTTTTGGGTTGGTGATTTCCAATTATGCACAGACCATTCAGCAGGCAATTTTCATGATGTTCTTTTTTGTGATCACATTTATTTTTCTGAGTGGGCTATATACCCCGGTCGAAAATATGCCGGGCTGGGCACAAGTCATCAGCAACTTCAGTCCGTTGAAATATATGATACAGGTGTTGCGTCTGGTTTACCTGAAGGGAAGCGGCTTTGCAGAGTTGACGACTCAGCTTGTAGCTCTGATTTCATTCGCGGTTTTTTTCAATGGATGGGCAGTTTTAAGTTACCGGAAAAGCAGCTGAATTTTTCAATTTGAGTTCCGGAATTTTCCGGGAGCATCCTTTTTTTCTTTTTTCTTTTTTTCTTGGGTTAACCGGATACGATTCCAAAATCAGTGTCCGGTTTTTTTGTGCATCGATGAAAAGCGCTGTTCATGCGGGTATACAAGAATTGATGTGTAAGAAGAAACGACTTTTAATTGCAAATGCAGTTTAATCGAAAATTTATTTTTTGCGACTTGAATTTATTTTTTGCGACTTGAAATAATTTATGCTGTTTTATGCGTCCATTTTTCATCAGCATAATGAAAATAGTAGTATTTATGCGGGTTACATAATGCAACAATGTTGATTGATTTTGCGTAAAAAGTTCTGATTACAGGTGAAATATTTTTAAGCGTCAAATACTTTTCAAACGGGAATTGTGAATAACTCCGACACGTGTTTTCGAAAAACCTAGTGTTCATGCAATGTTTCGCATGTTTTTTAATTTTCAGATTTGTTGATAAAAAACAATTGCTAATAAATGAAAAATGTTGCATTGAATAAA
This genomic interval carries:
- a CDS encoding transporter — protein: MSTRLLLLLLLIASIPATSHAQLTLEQCYEKARNNYPLVSQYGLIEKSEAYNLSNAAKAWLPQLSFSAKATWQSEVIELPFTMPGVGEMDHDQYQATLELSQTVWDGGATGARREMYKASSELEKQKYEVDLYTIKERVNQLYFGILLLNEQLNLNAVLLKDLETNYNRVEASMNNGMASQADLDAVRVEQLKAGQMKAELLASEKSFIEMLSAFTGENISIETVFVKPDASLISQETNSILRPEVQLFDAQSNLFASQQKMVRAGTMPKLGLFAQGGYGKPGLNMLSNELNPFFIGGVRLSWNISGFYTQSNEIQLLKINQRGADIQKQTFLFNTNMKIAQQRNEIAKFQELLKSDDEIIRLRQGIQHTTEVRVENGTATASDLIRDLNAVNRSMLDKAMHEMQMLSAMYNLKNSTNQ
- a CDS encoding ATPase, with the protein product MSVLVENICKKYGAVQALNGVSFSAEKGEIFGIIGPDGAGKTTLFRILTTLILADSGTALVDGFDVVKDYKKIRHLAGYMPGRFSLYQDLTVEENLKVFASVFNTNIAENYNLIRDIYQQIEPFKKRRAGALSGGMKQKLALSCALIHKPSVLFLDEPTTGVDPVSRKEFWEMLKKLKVEGITILVSTPYMNEAAMCDRIALIQSGKIFKTDTPDNIVKDFGEIIWAVRSRNMSKLLTDLRNHPSTGICYAFGDAHHVLIEDAALTTEELKMSLTAQGHEMVDAFPIEAGIEDCFIHLSTKK
- a CDS encoding multidrug ABC transporter permease — translated: MRQFWIFTQKEFYHILRDRWTMIILLVLPVVMLILFGYAITTEIRNSHFVVFDPSRDVATQGIVNKLETSEYFVFDGYVNSPQEAEQIFQQGDIGMFIIFGENFYNSMLHTGDAQVRIVTDGSDPNTANTLTLYAQNLMLSYQQDIFKSAAVPYQIEPEIRLLYNPTMKGLYNTVPGVMGMLIMLVCAMMTSVSIVREKEKGNMEILLVSPMKPISIILAKVVPFFMISLLNFATIIFIATVIMGVPVNGSWLLLIAVSLLFIFVSLAIGILISTLVSRQMVALLASAMGLLLPAVLLSGLIFPVSSMPFALQMVAQILPVKWYIEATRAIMIMGVGFSAIATQVVVLSTMAILLLVLSLRNFKIRLD
- a CDS encoding ABC transporter permease, which gives rise to MLKYLLEKEFKQFFRNKALPKMMIIMPLVAVLIFPLAADFEIKNINLSIVDHDKSSYSRLLIQHVQASEYFKVTNVSETFSGALQSVEKGKSDMILEIPTGFEKDLVKEQKTQVLIAANTVNGMKGGIGSSYLASIIRSFSSEVRAEWFSGSSRLNAPRFEIIPDYRFNPQLLYRVTMIPAIMIMILAMVSGFLPALNIVGEKEDGSIEQMNVTPVKKLYFILSKLIPYWALGFVVISISFLVAYIAYGLVPAGNLLVIYVYASLFVFAFSGFGLVISNYAQTIQQAIFMMFFFVITFIFLSGLYTPVENMPGWAQVISNFSPLKYMIQVLRLVYLKGSGFAELTTQLVALISFAVFFNGWAVLSYRKSS